The Cydia splendana chromosome Z, ilCydSple1.2, whole genome shotgun sequence genome window below encodes:
- the LOC134805323 gene encoding zinc finger protein 454-like produces the protein MVDSMDIDGTRISYIMQEPGNANGIFSMQNPMPWDDDSGAKFVCSLCHKTFYNAVALHNHKNMQHDGQCSGSDAEFQSATGQAHSQSIISYDYKFYPLKKPYDPSEIIIQKDGITTKTYSEDTTFLIVKVEGVSIDDKRRRLEGVVKRARMKPAKQTVDLRGPFTCTLPSTLRPDMQCHQVFFNCCQYSLHYREEHTKRRKAALRCQICEKRLDEDFYLGLRASTRATFSCRLCNVTFYDSLDYDEHNSSVHAKVKPHQCSLCAKRFTQQGGLQQHMRMHSGVRPFACTYCPKAFTQRAGLDQHLRIHTKIKPFKCVICHKCFSQSVHLRQHMRTHTNIQPFECSVCGRRFKQTSHLNFHMRSHANECQAGVMEKLEQLALHGQASPLSLARLQPVRDGDTLYYAAELATPDAHYYQQVADSENYLHA, from the exons ATGGTCGACAG CATGGACATAGACGGTACTAGGATATCTTACATCATGCAAGAACCGGGTAACGCCAATGGCATTTTCTCTATGCAG AATCCAATGCCGTGGGACGACGACTCAGGCGCCAAATTCGTGTGCAGCTTATGCCACAAGACATTCTACAATGCTGTCGCCTTGCATAACCACAAGAACATGCAACACGATGGGCAGTGCTCGGGCAGCGACGCCGAGTTCCAGTCGGCCACGGGCCAGGCGCATAGCCAA AGTATTATCAGCTACGACTACAAGTTCTATCCGTTGAAAAAACCGTACGATCCAAGCGAAATAATAATCCAAAAGGACGGTATAACGACCAAAACATACTCTGAAGACACCACGTTCCTCATAGTGAAGGTAGAGGGAGTCAGCATCGATGACAAGAGGCGCCGGCTCGAGGGTGTGGTCAAAAGAGCGAGGATGAAACCGGCCAAACAGACTGTGGACTTGAG GGGTCCCTTCACGTGCACCTTGCCATCGACGTTGCGGCCTGATATGCAGTGTCACCAGGTGTTCTTCAACTGCTGCCAATACTCCCTTCACTACCGAGAGGAGCACACCAAGCGACGAAAGGCCGCGTTACGCTGCCAAATATGCGAGAAACGATTGGACGAAGACTTTTATCTAGGCTTGAGGGCGTCGACCCGCGCGACGTTTTCATGTCGTTTATGCAATGTGACGTTTTATGACAGTTTGGACTATGATGAACACAACAGCTCCGTTCACGCTAAAGTCAAGCCTCACCAATGTTCGCTCTGCGCGAAGCGCTTTACGCAGCAAGGCGGCCTACAGCAGCACATGCGAATGCACAGCGGCGTCCGTCCATTCGCCTGCACCTATTGCCCGAAAGCTTTCACCCAACGGGCCGGCTTGGATCAGCATCTACGCATCCACACTAAAATAAAGCCGTTCAAATGCGTTATTTGCCATAAGTGCTTCTCCCAATCCGTCCATCTGCGGCAGCATATGCGCACGCATACTAACATTCAGCCGTTCGAGTGTTCGGTTTGCGGGCGGCGGTTCAAGCAGACGAGTCACTTGAATTTCCACATGCGTTCGCACGCAAACGAGTGTCAGGCGGGGGTGATGGAGAAGCTGGAACAGTTGGCGCTGCACGGGCAGGCGTCGCCACTGAGCCTGGCGCGGCTGCAGCCGGTGCGGGACGGAGACACGCTGTACTACGCCGCCGAGCTGGCAACGCCGGACGCTCACTACTATCAGCAGGTCGCCGACTCCGAAAACTACCTACATGCTTGA